The following nucleotide sequence is from Cyclobacteriaceae bacterium.
GTGCCACAATGTTCATCAGCGTATCTTTCTCATGATTGATCACATCAAGATCTTTGTTGCTTTTCGACAATATCTCATTTTGCTTGGCAATCTCTTCCCGTTGCTCTTTGATATGAAGATTTTGACCTTCCAATGTCTGATTAAGTAATTTTCGACGCTGGCTTACTCTCCAGATAACAATGGCAAGCGCAGCTACAAATATTGCTACGATCCAAAGCAATAAATTTTGGGAACGTTGACGAACGATTAACGACTCATCTTCAATTTGCTTTGCCTTTAATGACGCATTTTCCTTTTCTGTCTTTTCAATCAATAATTGAAACTGAAGTCTCTCCACTTCACGGTTCAAATCCGCATTCTGAATTCTCTGATTGAGGATCTGATAAACATCCAGAAATTCCTTGGATTTTGCTGTCAGCTTTTGATTATCATAAACAGAACTCAATAGCTGAGCTGCGTCTCTCTGAAAAACCAGGTTACCTGATTTCTCAGAGCTTTCATAGATCATGGTAAGAATATAAAGTGCTTCAGGGTTCTTTTTGTTTTTTAGTTTACACCTTGCGGAAAGCAAACTGGATCTCAGAAATATCTTTTGATTGGTCTTCTCAGTTACAACACTCAAAACCTCTGAAGCCATTGCTTCAGCTTCCTTTATTCTGTTTTCAATAAAATATATCTCTGCAATCCCAATCTTTAATTCGGCTTTTGTGATCTGATCATTTACAGCAACGGCAATAGAGTCTGCAGAATGAAATTGTTTTAGTGCTAACGGAGTACTATCCATCTCCTCATAGACAAGACCTAATTCCATGTAAGCCGAGGTAATAGCACGGGGATCTCCCAGTTCCTTCCTTAATGCAAGTGCTTTCTCAGAATTCTCAAGTGCCTTTTTGAAATCATTCTGTGATTTAAAAAGAGTGGCAAGGCTTCGGTAAACATAAGCGAGCCCCGATTTATCATGAAGCTTAACGAAAAGTTCTCTTGAACTCACAAAGTTTGTATACGCCCTTACTAGATCACCCTCATCAAAAAATATTCTGCCCACATTATTATAACCGTGAGCTAACTGCAAGGTGTCTCTCTGACTCAACGCTACCGATAGGGATCTGTTTTGATACTCCAGAGCAGATTTATAAT
It contains:
- a CDS encoding tetratricopeptide repeat-containing sensor histidine kinase; this translates as MRHKGFNRVCIVTAGILFLISISSFAQNIKLLDSLKNALRFAPIEEQFDLLNSVGFEYRYSFPDSTIHYCTKAYELGKQLKVEKTLARPLSFIGLAMANQGDYKSALEYQNRSLSVALSQRDTLQLAHGYNNVGRIFFDEGDLVRAYTNFVSSRELFVKLHDKSGLAYVYRSLATLFKSQNDFKKALENSEKALALRKELGDPRAITSAYMELGLVYEEMDSTPLALKQFHSADSIAVAVNDQITKAELKIGIAEIYFIENRIKEAEAMASEVLSVVTEKTNQKIFLRSSLLSARCKLKNKKNPEALYILTMIYESSEKSGNLVFQRDAAQLLSSVYDNQKLTAKSKEFLDVYQILNQRIQNADLNREVERLQFQLLIEKTEKENASLKAKQIEDESLIVRQRSQNLLLWIVAIFVAALAIVIWRVSQRRKLLNQTLEGQNLHIKEQREEIAKQNEILSKSNKDLDVINHEKDTLMNIVAHDLKSPLNRIHGLVRIMELEGNLNENQHQYIRMVKDSTRGGLDLITDLLDVHAWNELREDPPPLAFDFDQFFTERVLSFQVVAEAKGIKLVLKSDVEHRIFSEPDYIGRILDNLISNAIKFSVRNTTIEVSASWANDTLKISIKDGGPGFSEEDKRIMFQKFKKLSARPTAGESSNGLGLAIVKTLVDRLGGMIELKTSSAKGSEFIIEIPAKIAQQVPV